A part of Brassica rapa cultivar Chiifu-401-42 chromosome A05, CAAS_Brap_v3.01, whole genome shotgun sequence genomic DNA contains:
- the LOC103869904 gene encoding probable 2-oxoglutarate-dependent dioxygenase AOP1 isoform X2, with product MTISSKPQCLPLSLPVIDFSVPNLKPETPQWDSVRAQVRKALEDFGCFEALFDGASVELRKAVFEASQEVFDLPLETKLSAKSEKNRNNGYSGQVSGMPLFEGMGFDDVDNPEVVNKLTHKVWPQGNITFSNTVQSFAEKLIELNVKVRTMLMESFGLEKYVEEHLTSAKNRFHLFKYKGLDDNTEEDVGIDTHIDRHFLTILCQNDVVDGLEIRAKDGEEWFKAKPSQDSSYLVMVLLNGRVHPPLHHVVITGKKDRYVAGLFLRPKEGLIINAPEEIVDDEHPRLYKPFNFEDYFKFTYIDTKKRDLPALKAYCAL from the exons ATGACGATAAGTTCAAAACCCCAATGTCTTCCCCTTTCTCTCCCGGTCATTGACTTCTCGGTTCCAAACCTCAAACCGGAAACTCCCCAGTGGGACTCGGTTAGAGCCCAAGTCCGAAAAGCCCTAGAAGATTTCGGATGTTTCGAGGCCTTGTTCGATGGAGCTTCAGTGGAGCTACGTAAGGCTGTGTTCGAGGCCTCACAGGAAGTTTTTGATTTACCATTGGAGACCAAACTGAGTGCAAAGTCAGAGAAGAATCGTAACAATGGATACTCTGGTCAGGTTTCGGGTATGCCTTTATTCGAAGGCATGGGCTTTGACGATGTAGATAATCCTGAGGTTGTCAATAAGTTGACTCACAAGGTTTGGCCTCAAGGGAACATCACCTTCAG CAATACTGTTCAGTCGTTTGCGGAGAAGTTAATAGAGCTAAACGTGAAGGTGAGGACAATGCTCATGGAAAGTTTCGGGCTTGAGAAATACGTAGAGGAACATCTTACCTCAGCAAAGAACCGCTTTCATTTATTCAAATACAAAGGACTTGACGATAATACAGAAGAGGATGTAGGTATTGACACTCACATCGATAGACATTTCCTCACAATACTTTGCCAGAATGACGTAGTAGATGGCTTGGAGATCAGAGCCAAAGACGGTGAAGAGTGGTTCAAAGCTAAGCCATCTCAAGACTCTTCTTACCTTGTTATG GTACTGTTGAACGGTAGGGTACATCCTCCGCTTCACCATGTGGTTATAACCGGGAAAAAAGATCGATATGTGGCTGGACTGTTCTTGCGTCCTAAAGAAGGACTTATTATTAATGCGCCTGAGGAGATTGTTGATGATGAACATCCTCGTCTTTATAAGCCTTTTAATTTTGAGGATTACTTTAAGTTTACCTACATAGACACCAAGAAGAGAGATCTGCCTGCTCTCAAGGCTTATTGTGCCCTTTGA
- the LOC103869904 gene encoding probable 2-oxoglutarate-dependent dioxygenase AOP1 isoform X1: MTISSKPQCLPLSLPVIDFSVPNLKPETPQWDSVRAQVRKALEDFGCFEALFDGASVELRKAVFEASQEVFDLPLETKLSAKSEKNRNNGYSGQVSGMPLFEGMGFDDVDNPEVVNKLTHKVWPQGNITFSNTVQSFAEKLIELNVKVRTMLMESFGLEKYVEEHLTSAKNRFHLFKYKGLDDNTEEDVGIDTHIDRHFLTILCQNDVVDGLEIRAKDGEEWFKAKPSQDSSYLVMVGASLHVLLNGRVHPPLHHVVITGKKDRYVAGLFLRPKEGLIINAPEEIVDDEHPRLYKPFNFEDYFKFTYIDTKKRDLPALKAYCAL; the protein is encoded by the exons ATGACGATAAGTTCAAAACCCCAATGTCTTCCCCTTTCTCTCCCGGTCATTGACTTCTCGGTTCCAAACCTCAAACCGGAAACTCCCCAGTGGGACTCGGTTAGAGCCCAAGTCCGAAAAGCCCTAGAAGATTTCGGATGTTTCGAGGCCTTGTTCGATGGAGCTTCAGTGGAGCTACGTAAGGCTGTGTTCGAGGCCTCACAGGAAGTTTTTGATTTACCATTGGAGACCAAACTGAGTGCAAAGTCAGAGAAGAATCGTAACAATGGATACTCTGGTCAGGTTTCGGGTATGCCTTTATTCGAAGGCATGGGCTTTGACGATGTAGATAATCCTGAGGTTGTCAATAAGTTGACTCACAAGGTTTGGCCTCAAGGGAACATCACCTTCAG CAATACTGTTCAGTCGTTTGCGGAGAAGTTAATAGAGCTAAACGTGAAGGTGAGGACAATGCTCATGGAAAGTTTCGGGCTTGAGAAATACGTAGAGGAACATCTTACCTCAGCAAAGAACCGCTTTCATTTATTCAAATACAAAGGACTTGACGATAATACAGAAGAGGATGTAGGTATTGACACTCACATCGATAGACATTTCCTCACAATACTTTGCCAGAATGACGTAGTAGATGGCTTGGAGATCAGAGCCAAAGACGGTGAAGAGTGGTTCAAAGCTAAGCCATCTCAAGACTCTTCTTACCTTGTTATGGTTGGAGCTTCTCTTCAT GTACTGTTGAACGGTAGGGTACATCCTCCGCTTCACCATGTGGTTATAACCGGGAAAAAAGATCGATATGTGGCTGGACTGTTCTTGCGTCCTAAAGAAGGACTTATTATTAATGCGCCTGAGGAGATTGTTGATGATGAACATCCTCGTCTTTATAAGCCTTTTAATTTTGAGGATTACTTTAAGTTTACCTACATAGACACCAAGAAGAGAGATCTGCCTGCTCTCAAGGCTTATTGTGCCCTTTGA